In Cyclopterus lumpus isolate fCycLum1 chromosome 17, fCycLum1.pri, whole genome shotgun sequence, a genomic segment contains:
- the inhbab gene encoding inhibin subunit beta Ab, whose product MSSPFSVFFFMAVGLLVDASPSVSPAPEVDVASQLQEGAPSSDCPSCSLLQKRMNSSSTGGQSDMVEAVKRHILNMLHLSTRPNLTQPVPRAALLNAIKKLHVGRVAEDGTVEIQEEARGPWDPTPSDPPSEMITFAEPGDSLDTVTFDISKEGSAPSVVEQANVWIFLKMSMANRVKGKVTLRLLQLHHEDDDEKEECVSEKMVDTRRSGWHTLALSRSVQTLLDGSSSLLRLQVSCPLCPEAGASPVLVPGRRDQSHRPFLMVALRAEEEAAQRRVKRGLECDGKIRVCCKRQFYVNFKDIGWNDWIIAPSGYHANYCEGDCLNHMAGFSGSSLSFHSTVINHYRMRGYSPFQNMKSCCVPTRLRAMSMLYYNEEQKIIKKDIQDMIVDECGCS is encoded by the exons ATGTCCTCTCCATTTTCTGTGTTCTTCTTCATGGCTGTCGGTCTTCTCGTTGACGCCTCTCCGTCAGTCTCTCCTGCTCCGGAGGTTGATGTGGCATCTCAGCTTCAGGAGGGGGCGCCGTCTTCAGACTGTCCGTCCTGCTCTCTGCTTCAGAAGAGGATGAACTCGTCTTCaacaggaggacagagcgaCATGGTGGAGGCTGTGAAGCGTCACATTCTCAATATGCTGCACCTGAGCACTCGGCCCAACCTGACACAGCCAGTCCCTCGTGCTGCATTGCTCAATGCCATCAAGAAGCTGCATGTTGGCCGTGTGGCTGAAGACGGCACCGTGGAGATCCAGGAAGAGGCCCGGGGCCCCTGGGACCCAACACCATCTGACCCACCATCTGAAATGATCACCTTTGCAGAACCAG GAGACTCTCTGgacacagtgacctttgacattTCGAAGGAGGGCAGCGCCCCGTCGGTGGTGGAACAGGCGAATGTCTGGATCTTCCTGAAGATGTCAATGGCCAATCGAGTGAAAGGCAAAGTGACACTGCGGCTGCTCCAGCTTCATCATGAGGATGACGATGAGAAGGAAGAGTGTGTTTCAGAGAAGATGGTGGACACCCGTCGCAGCGGCTGGCACACCCTTGCGCTCTCCCGCAGTGTTCAGACTCTGCTGGATGGCAGCAGCAGCTTGCTCCGCCTGCAGGTCTCCTGCCCACTGTGCCCCGAGGCCGGAGCCTCACCGGTCCTCGTGCCCGGCAGGAGGGACCAGTCTCACCGGCCATTCCTCATGGTGGCACTGAGagctgaagaagaagcagcTCAGCGACGAGTCAAACGAGGTCTGGAGTGTGACGGGAAAATACGCGTCTGCTGCAAACGACAGTTTTACGTGAATTTCAAAGATATTGGCTGGAATGACTGGATTATTGCTCCATCTGGTTACCATGCCAACTACTGCGAGGGTGACTGTCTAAACCATATGGCGGGCTTCAGCGGCTCATCCCTGTCCTTCCATTCCACGGTCATCAATCATTATCGTATGAGGGGCTACAGCCCGTTTCAGAACATGAAGTCGTGCTGCGTGCCCACGAGGCTGCGAGCGATGTCCATGCTGTACTACAACGAAGAGCAGAAGATCATCAAGAAAGACATCCAGGACATGATCGTGGATGAGTGCGGCTGCTCGTAA